In Mongoliitalea daihaiensis, one DNA window encodes the following:
- a CDS encoding WD40/YVTN/BNR-like repeat-containing protein, translating into MIKLYLKISFPIFVWGMMGISTALAQEIKPTSAKELKEAVEIHQQMLADSPFLNYPARNVGPTNMSGRVVDIEVSNDYKTFYIAAASGGVWKTSDNGQSFAPIFDHQGALGIGDMALSKSNNNILWVGTGENNSSRSTYAGAGVYKSTDAGQTWQHMGLGFSQHIGQIQIHPTNPDIVWVGSMGSLYSTNEERGLYKTTDGGKTWKRTLFINTNTGVIDIKVDSSNPNHLLAATWERFRQSHDFIGNGKGSGIWRSEDGGETWQQSTAGFPTDEFVGRIGFDFSMSQPNIVYALHDNQRTETRESPRPVGTRNADELSFDSFQNMSAADVQNLDNAKLDRFLRSNRFATKYNAASVKRLLAQGKINTQQIAVYNGGGLDANAAILNSSVIGAEVYRSEDSGQSWKKVSESDLSRLYNTYGYYFGEVRASTSNPDELFVLGVPLLVSRDGGKTFALSDTVGNVHSDHQAMWINPQDSQHILLGTDGGLYRSYGGGERWEHLNTELTISQFYSIMVDENEPYNIYGGMQDNGVWYSKSTGKPSDVWSSLMGGDGMVVAVDTRTNDIVYTGFQFGNYFRINTKTGERKSVTPGHDIGRSPNRWNWRTPAVLSKHNQDIFYMGSQYVYRSLDRGDTWETISPDLTKNQKSGNVPFATLTVVEESPLEFGTLYAGSDDGNIWITRDHGKNWIDISKGLPAGRWISSVSPSAHQEGVVYLTLTGYRFDDFQAYVFKSRDYGKTWTSIKANLPMEATNVIKEDLKDAETLYLGTDHGLYISIDGGKAWDLFQGNLPNVAIYDMVIQPKANDLVIGTHGRSVYIVNLDILHSIKNEKSSFAILKADNVRINPRWTGMSGRRNEQAVLFFLPNASSVSLEIQNDKGESIQAWTVEGVKGVNVTSWQIETSIPKGKYRIRITNHTGELIEKTFDIN; encoded by the coding sequence ATGATCAAACTATACTTGAAAATTTCTTTTCCGATTTTTGTATGGGGAATGATGGGCATTTCTACAGCCCTCGCCCAAGAAATCAAACCCACGTCTGCCAAAGAATTAAAGGAGGCGGTTGAAATACATCAACAGATGCTTGCAGATAGCCCCTTTCTAAATTATCCAGCTAGAAATGTAGGCCCTACCAATATGAGTGGACGTGTGGTGGACATAGAGGTCAGCAATGACTATAAGACCTTCTACATCGCCGCAGCTTCCGGTGGGGTATGGAAGACAAGCGACAATGGTCAGTCATTTGCACCAATATTTGACCATCAAGGAGCGCTAGGTATTGGAGACATGGCCCTTTCTAAAAGCAACAATAACATCCTTTGGGTTGGTACAGGTGAAAATAACTCCAGTAGGTCCACCTACGCCGGTGCAGGTGTGTATAAGTCTACCGATGCTGGACAAACTTGGCAACATATGGGACTTGGATTCTCCCAACATATTGGTCAAATTCAAATCCACCCAACCAATCCTGATATTGTGTGGGTAGGTTCTATGGGTTCCCTCTATTCGACTAATGAAGAACGAGGACTTTATAAAACCACCGATGGTGGAAAAACATGGAAGCGAACCTTATTTATCAATACTAACACAGGTGTAATCGATATTAAAGTGGATTCTAGCAATCCGAACCACCTATTGGCAGCAACTTGGGAGCGATTCAGGCAATCCCATGATTTTATTGGTAATGGGAAAGGCTCGGGAATTTGGAGATCGGAAGATGGTGGAGAAACTTGGCAGCAATCGACAGCAGGATTCCCGACGGATGAATTTGTAGGAAGAATTGGCTTCGATTTCAGCATGAGCCAACCCAATATTGTATACGCATTGCATGATAACCAGCGAACCGAAACAAGGGAATCACCCCGACCAGTGGGTACCAGAAATGCGGACGAACTCAGTTTTGATAGTTTTCAAAATATGAGTGCTGCAGACGTTCAGAATTTGGACAATGCCAAATTGGATCGTTTCCTCCGTAGCAACCGATTTGCAACCAAATACAATGCGGCTTCTGTTAAGCGCTTACTTGCACAAGGGAAAATCAACACACAACAAATCGCTGTTTATAATGGTGGCGGGCTAGACGCAAATGCGGCTATTTTAAACTCCAGTGTAATTGGAGCAGAAGTCTATCGCTCCGAGGACAGCGGTCAATCATGGAAAAAAGTCAGTGAAAGTGACTTATCCCGCCTTTATAATACCTATGGTTATTATTTCGGAGAAGTCCGGGCAAGTACAAGCAATCCTGATGAGCTTTTTGTATTGGGAGTACCTTTACTGGTTTCTAGAGATGGGGGAAAAACTTTCGCATTATCAGATACTGTAGGAAATGTACACTCAGATCATCAAGCCATGTGGATCAACCCTCAAGATAGTCAGCACATCCTTTTAGGGACAGATGGTGGCCTTTATCGATCCTATGGAGGAGGCGAACGCTGGGAGCATTTGAATACAGAATTGACCATCAGCCAATTTTATTCCATTATGGTGGATGAAAATGAGCCTTATAATATTTATGGAGGGATGCAGGACAATGGCGTATGGTATAGCAAATCCACTGGAAAACCATCTGATGTTTGGAGTTCTTTGATGGGGGGTGATGGAATGGTAGTAGCCGTTGATACCCGCACAAATGATATCGTATACACAGGATTTCAATTTGGAAATTACTTCCGAATCAATACAAAAACGGGAGAACGGAAATCAGTTACACCAGGACATGACATTGGTAGATCACCTAACCGCTGGAACTGGAGAACACCAGCAGTCTTAAGCAAACACAATCAAGATATTTTTTACATGGGATCCCAATACGTATATCGATCCTTGGATAGAGGAGATACTTGGGAAACGATATCTCCAGACTTAACCAAAAATCAAAAAAGCGGTAATGTACCTTTTGCTACACTAACCGTTGTGGAGGAATCTCCTCTAGAGTTTGGAACACTCTATGCAGGCTCTGACGATGGAAATATATGGATCACACGTGACCATGGAAAAAACTGGATAGATATTAGCAAAGGCTTACCTGCCGGAAGATGGATAAGCAGTGTTAGCCCATCTGCCCATCAGGAAGGAGTGGTATATTTGACATTAACAGGGTACCGGTTTGATGACTTCCAAGCCTATGTTTTTAAAAGCAGAGATTATGGAAAAACATGGACAAGTATTAAGGCAAACCTACCAATGGAAGCTACTAATGTCATTAAAGAAGACTTGAAAGACGCCGAAACTCTATACCTAGGTACAGATCATGGACTTTATATTAGCATAGATGGTGGGAAAGCGTGGGATCTATTTCAAGGGAATCTACCAAATGTTGCAATCTATGACATGGTTATACAACCCAAAGCCAATGACTTGGTCATAGGAACCCATGGAAGAAGTGTCTACATCGTAAATCTGGACATCTTACATAGCATCAAAAATGAGAAAAGTTCCTTTGCCATCTTAAAAGCAGATAATGTCCGGATCAATCCTCGATGGACGGGCATGTCTGGCAGAAGAAACGAACAGGCAGTTTTGTTTTTCCTTCCAAATGCATCATCCGTTTCCCTCGAAATTCAAAATGACAAGGGTGAATCAATACAGGCTTGGACAGTGGAAGGGGTAAAAGGCGTGAATGTGACTTCTTGGCAGATAGAAACAAGTATTCCAAAAGGAAAATATAGGATAAGAATCACGAATCATACGGGCGAGCTTATAGAAAAAACTTTTGATATCAATTAA
- a CDS encoding porin family protein, with protein sequence MKRLGFTIVAMFVSFGLYAQDFSIGPKVGVSQSNISVSGDGFESGEATLGYHVGAFIRMGGSSIYVQPEFLYTNTGGTIIQKNANSVDATIDANFNRLDIPFMVGFKLAKVFRIQAGPIASILLDYTLNDALNVAQDVDYKSSTLGYQAGIGFDLGNLILDLKYENSLGKISQSIAGFNTDQRQNQLMVSAGFRLF encoded by the coding sequence ATGAAAAGATTAGGTTTTACCATAGTTGCTATGTTTGTGAGTTTTGGGCTTTATGCTCAAGATTTTTCAATTGGCCCAAAAGTAGGGGTGTCCCAAAGTAATATTTCTGTGAGTGGAGATGGTTTCGAATCAGGTGAAGCTACTCTTGGGTACCACGTGGGTGCTTTTATACGCATGGGGGGATCATCAATATATGTTCAACCTGAATTTTTGTATACGAATACAGGAGGAACCATCATTCAGAAAAATGCAAATTCCGTAGATGCCACTATAGATGCAAACTTTAATCGATTGGATATCCCATTTATGGTTGGATTTAAATTAGCCAAAGTTTTCAGGATTCAAGCAGGTCCAATTGCATCAATCTTGTTGGATTACACACTTAATGATGCTTTGAACGTAGCTCAGGATGTAGATTACAAATCATCTACGCTTGGTTATCAAGCTGGAATTGGCTTTGATTTAGGGAATTTGATTTTAGATTTAAAGTACGAAAACTCATTAGGGAAGATTTCCCAAAGCATCGCTGGATTTAACACAGATCAGCGTCAAAACCAATTAATGGTTTCAGCGGGTTTCCGTTTGTTTTAA
- a CDS encoding SDR family oxidoreductase produces MNLENERIETVLITGANGLLGHKLVGLLVQRDQVKVVATGLGCSRLPDSYQGYYEWETMDITSEEEVFRVFELYKPTVVIHAAAITQADICEEQQDEAYAVNVQGTAYLINAAAQFQSYFIFLSTDFVFDGENGPYAEEDTPCPVNYYGETKLAAEQLLQNSQLNWAIARTVLVYGVAEGLSRSNIILWVRASLMAGKTIQVVTDQIRTPTLVEDLADACFLMMVHRSKGIFHVSGADVLTPFQMATLTADYFGLDKRLLIPVNSATFTQSAKRPLKTGFIIQKVQNELDFEPKSFTSGIGILAKQLKLADS; encoded by the coding sequence ATGAATTTGGAAAATGAACGCATTGAAACAGTCCTGATTACAGGGGCCAATGGGCTTTTGGGGCATAAATTGGTAGGGCTCCTTGTACAGAGAGATCAAGTGAAGGTAGTTGCTACAGGTCTAGGTTGCAGTAGGCTACCAGATAGCTATCAGGGATACTATGAATGGGAGACTATGGATATCACTTCTGAGGAGGAGGTATTTAGGGTTTTTGAACTGTATAAGCCTACAGTGGTCATTCATGCGGCTGCGATTACACAGGCAGATATCTGCGAAGAGCAACAAGATGAGGCGTACGCAGTCAATGTACAGGGAACAGCTTACCTGATCAATGCCGCAGCACAATTCCAGTCTTATTTTATTTTTTTATCAACGGATTTTGTTTTTGATGGAGAGAATGGCCCCTATGCAGAAGAAGATACTCCTTGTCCTGTTAACTATTACGGTGAGACCAAATTAGCAGCTGAACAATTGCTTCAAAACAGTCAGTTGAACTGGGCTATTGCCCGAACAGTATTGGTATATGGTGTTGCGGAAGGCCTAAGTCGGAGTAATATCATTCTGTGGGTACGTGCATCATTGATGGCAGGTAAAACTATTCAAGTGGTAACCGATCAAATTAGAACTCCTACCTTGGTAGAGGATTTGGCTGATGCTTGTTTTTTGATGATGGTGCATCGATCCAAAGGAATTTTTCATGTTTCTGGAGCAGATGTATTGACACCTTTCCAAATGGCAACCTTGACGGCAGATTATTTTGGGCTGGATAAAAGATTATTAATTCCTGTGAATTCGGCTACATTTACACAATCGGCAAAGAGACCGCTCAAAACAGGTTTTATTATCCAAAAAGTTCAAAATGAGTTGGATTTTGAACCCAAAAGTTTTACTAGCGGAATTGGTATTTTGGCAAAACAACTTAAATTAGCCGATTCTTAA
- a CDS encoding DNA polymerase III subunit, with the protein MLFSSIPGLPEVKQKILQAVKNDHLAHALLFHGPEGSPKLSMALALATYLHCENPQEEDACGICPSCQRMGKLIHPDTNFAIPVPGTKDDEDSNGSKTEKVDYIASFRTFVQQYPYGNVSDWIYHNNIEKKQLNISKAAAKQIIQTLSLKSFEGGFKVMLIWCPEFLNTSSANALLKIIEEPPAKTLFFLVTSHPDRLLTTILSRTQKIMIRAFSDEEIKTHLVRTELCSTEVAVQIAPLADGNMREAYHLVHDMKDANTALIRDWFRACFSLDINVIFKFTENFGSTDKEGQKSILLTGINVLREVLLDKSDVIDLRRSSEDDRDFIHKLGEFVLTEEKIMKMYTLLNEAHYHIERNANVKIMFADLSFQLARIMRAKSTA; encoded by the coding sequence ATGTTATTTTCTTCTATACCAGGTTTGCCTGAGGTCAAGCAAAAAATTTTACAGGCTGTTAAAAATGACCATTTGGCACATGCGTTGCTGTTTCATGGACCAGAGGGCTCCCCCAAATTGTCCATGGCACTTGCATTAGCAACGTACCTTCATTGTGAGAACCCACAAGAAGAGGATGCTTGTGGGATTTGTCCATCTTGTCAGCGGATGGGAAAGTTAATTCATCCTGACACCAATTTTGCTATTCCGGTTCCTGGCACGAAGGATGATGAAGACAGTAATGGATCCAAAACAGAAAAAGTAGATTATATAGCTTCTTTTAGAACTTTTGTGCAGCAGTATCCCTACGGAAATGTTTCGGATTGGATATACCATAATAACATTGAAAAAAAGCAGCTGAATATTTCCAAAGCGGCGGCAAAGCAAATTATACAGACGTTATCTTTAAAGTCCTTTGAGGGTGGATTCAAAGTGATGTTGATATGGTGTCCTGAGTTTTTAAATACATCGTCGGCCAATGCTTTATTGAAGATCATCGAAGAACCACCTGCAAAAACCTTGTTTTTTTTAGTGACTTCGCACCCCGACAGATTGTTGACGACAATTTTATCGAGGACACAAAAAATAATGATCCGGGCGTTTTCTGATGAGGAAATTAAGACACACCTCGTTCGGACTGAGCTTTGTTCTACGGAAGTTGCGGTACAGATTGCACCTTTAGCGGACGGAAATATGCGGGAAGCATATCATTTGGTCCATGATATGAAGGATGCTAATACTGCCTTGATCCGGGATTGGTTTAGAGCGTGTTTCTCGTTAGATATCAATGTTATTTTTAAGTTTACAGAAAATTTTGGGTCCACAGATAAAGAAGGTCAAAAATCTATCTTACTCACAGGTATCAATGTTCTGAGAGAAGTTTTGTTGGATAAGTCAGATGTGATTGATTTGAGAAGGAGTTCGGAGGATGATAGGGACTTTATCCATAAATTAGGTGAATTTGTCTTGACTGAGGAAAAAATCATGAAGATGTATACTTTACTCAATGAGGCACATTATCACATAGAGCGGAATGCCAATGTGAAAATCATGTTTGCAGACCTCTCTTTTCAGCTTGCTAGAATTATGAGAGCAAAATCAACGGCATGA
- a CDS encoding response regulator: MKVLVVDDDAVARLILKKVFEKENHTVFTACDGIEALEILAVEKDFNVVITDIMMPNMDGLMLLSEIKKSSKMRSIPIIGFTAGNIEVYKRKSKDSFDELLPKPMDFYQLYNIAREHARD, translated from the coding sequence ATGAAAGTTCTAGTAGTTGATGATGATGCAGTAGCTAGATTAATCCTTAAAAAGGTTTTCGAAAAAGAAAACCATACGGTTTTTACAGCATGTGATGGTATTGAGGCTTTAGAAATTTTAGCCGTAGAAAAAGATTTTAATGTGGTGATTACAGATATTATGATGCCCAATATGGACGGATTGATGCTTTTAAGTGAAATCAAAAAATCATCTAAAATGCGATCTATTCCTATCATTGGGTTCACCGCTGGAAATATTGAAGTTTATAAAAGGAAAAGCAAAGATTCGTTTGATGAATTGCTTCCAAAACCAATGGATTTTTATCAATTATACAATATTGCAAGAGAACATGCGAGAGACTAA
- a CDS encoding FtsB family cell division protein → MSKIFKYSKNFYVLFTLFFIIWMVFIDSNDIVSQFKLGSKLKELKNQKEFYLERKEKIKADREELMSNYELLEKFARERYYMKKKTEDLYVVVEE, encoded by the coding sequence ATGTCTAAAATTTTCAAATACAGCAAAAATTTCTACGTGCTCTTCACACTTTTTTTCATCATTTGGATGGTCTTTATCGACTCTAATGACATTGTTTCTCAGTTTAAATTAGGATCTAAGCTAAAAGAGCTAAAAAATCAGAAAGAATTTTACTTGGAGCGAAAAGAAAAAATCAAAGCTGATAGGGAAGAGTTGATGAGTAACTACGAATTGTTGGAAAAATTTGCCCGAGAGCGCTATTATATGAAGAAGAAAACGGAGGATTTGTATGTGGTGGTGGAAGAATAG
- a CDS encoding peptidylprolyl isomerase, translated as MRALLVIFLAAISFSCRTEKEYLVKFETKYGDMYAVLFDETPKHKENFVNLAQAGRFDSTDFHRVIKDFMIQGGDVFGKEGLPQEDWYTVPAEIKPGFIHEKGMIAAARMGNNVNPERRSSGSQFYIVQGKVYDRNELLVDMKLLSESFFKYMQLASNRELMEEYQRLYQSQEFETINQMMLATKSDLEAFYNINLEKNMTQQQIDSYTTVGGTPHLDNEYTVFGKLIQGLDVMEKIAEVETGPRDKPIDPVYMKVSVSQVSKSKITKDFGYEFGK; from the coding sequence ATGAGAGCGTTATTAGTAATTTTCTTGGCAGCAATCAGTTTTTCTTGTAGAACAGAAAAAGAATATTTGGTAAAGTTTGAAACCAAGTATGGGGATATGTATGCGGTTTTATTTGATGAAACCCCGAAACACAAAGAGAATTTTGTGAATTTGGCGCAAGCTGGGAGGTTTGACTCTACAGACTTCCATCGGGTAATCAAGGATTTCATGATTCAAGGAGGAGATGTCTTTGGTAAAGAAGGACTTCCTCAGGAAGATTGGTACACTGTACCTGCCGAAATCAAGCCTGGCTTTATTCATGAGAAGGGAATGATAGCAGCTGCTAGAATGGGTAATAATGTCAATCCTGAGCGGAGATCTAGTGGTTCCCAGTTTTACATTGTTCAAGGAAAGGTATACGATCGAAATGAATTGTTAGTAGATATGAAGTTACTATCAGAGTCATTTTTCAAGTATATGCAGTTGGCTAGTAATCGTGAGTTGATGGAAGAATATCAGCGCTTGTATCAAAGTCAGGAGTTTGAAACTATCAATCAAATGATGCTTGCCACCAAATCAGATTTGGAAGCTTTCTACAATATCAACCTTGAAAAAAACATGACCCAACAGCAGATCGATTCATACACGACTGTTGGAGGAACGCCACATTTGGATAATGAATATACCGTATTTGGGAAATTGATCCAAGGATTGGATGTCATGGAGAAAATAGCAGAAGTAGAAACAGGTCCACGGGATAAGCCAATAGATCCGGTTTATATGAAAGTAAGCGTATCGCAAGTTTCTAAATCCAAAATCACCAAAGACTTTGGATATGAATTTGGAAAATGA
- the hemC gene encoding hydroxymethylbilane synthase: protein MNKQIKIGTRGSKLALWQAYHVQDLLKKQGLDSEIVIIDTKGDKILDVSIAKIGSKGVFTEELEDQLASGAIDIAVHSAKDMQSSLPEGFELIAFTEREKVNDIILSHQKGIDYKDSSKPLLLGTSSTRRVATLKHFYPHIQTVEVRGNLQTRIAKMESGVCDALLLAYAGAHRMGYDEMIVDELSLEEFTPAVGQGSVAIESSTNLDPEIKRQIIAACHHQETGYRLEAERAYLRVLEGGCSIPVFGLASVKSQELTLKGGIVSLDGRERIVQEVKGSFTNAVQLGETLAQGILNAGGDKILKDIKKGLNT from the coding sequence ATGAACAAGCAGATCAAAATAGGGACTAGAGGGAGCAAACTGGCACTTTGGCAGGCTTATCATGTTCAAGACTTGTTAAAAAAGCAAGGGCTTGATAGTGAGATAGTGATCATAGATACCAAAGGAGATAAAATTCTCGATGTTTCTATTGCTAAGATTGGAAGTAAAGGAGTGTTTACGGAGGAGCTGGAGGATCAATTGGCCTCAGGAGCTATTGATATCGCGGTGCATAGTGCCAAAGATATGCAATCCTCATTGCCGGAGGGCTTCGAGTTGATTGCATTTACAGAGCGTGAAAAAGTGAATGACATTATTCTCAGCCATCAAAAAGGAATTGATTATAAAGATTCTTCCAAACCGTTATTGCTAGGAACCTCTTCTACCAGAAGGGTAGCCACGCTCAAGCATTTTTATCCACACATTCAAACGGTAGAAGTAAGAGGAAATCTACAGACACGGATTGCTAAGATGGAGTCTGGGGTATGCGATGCCTTGTTATTAGCCTATGCTGGAGCACATCGCATGGGTTACGATGAGATGATTGTAGATGAATTAAGTTTGGAAGAGTTTACTCCCGCCGTAGGGCAAGGATCAGTAGCGATAGAGTCTTCTACTAATCTTGATCCTGAGATCAAGCGACAAATTATAGCGGCTTGTCATCATCAGGAAACAGGCTATCGTTTGGAAGCTGAAAGAGCCTATCTTCGAGTGTTGGAAGGAGGATGCAGTATTCCTGTATTTGGATTGGCCAGTGTGAAATCTCAAGAACTTACCTTAAAAGGAGGAATTGTGAGTCTTGATGGGAGGGAAAGGATTGTTCAGGAAGTTAAAGGAAGTTTTACAAATGCGGTTCAGTTGGGAGAGACGCTTGCTCAGGGGATCTTGAATGCAGGCGGAGATAAAATTTTAAAGGACATTAAAAAAGGATTGAATACATGA
- the rimK gene encoding 30S ribosomal protein S6--L-glutamate ligase — protein sequence MKIAILSRNQHLYSTRRLQEAILAAGHESVIVDHLLCDLIIEQEGPSIIYKGEKLEGIDAIIPRIGASVTFYGTAVVRQFELMGAFSAVQSEAIVRSRDKLRSLQILSKAGLGMPKTAFTNFSKGGEKTLIERVGGAPLIIKLLEGTQGLGVVLAETKKAAQSVIEAFHGLKARIIVQEFIKEAKGADIRAFIVNGKVVGAMKRQGAEGEFRSNLHRGGKASVIRLSKQERLAALGAAKALGLDIAGVDMLQSERGPLILEVNSSPGLEGIEKATANDIAGDIVQYIEESVKKLAKKKRIKHEQADQNRD from the coding sequence ATGAAAATCGCCATTCTTTCCAGAAATCAACATTTGTATTCTACTAGAAGGCTGCAGGAAGCGATTCTTGCTGCTGGTCATGAATCAGTCATTGTGGATCATTTACTGTGCGATTTGATTATCGAGCAAGAAGGTCCTTCCATCATCTACAAAGGGGAGAAGTTAGAGGGCATTGATGCGATTATTCCAAGAATTGGAGCCTCTGTTACATTTTATGGCACAGCCGTAGTCCGTCAGTTTGAATTGATGGGTGCATTTTCTGCGGTACAGTCTGAGGCTATTGTCCGCAGTCGAGATAAGTTGAGAAGTTTGCAGATTTTGTCCAAAGCTGGATTAGGAATGCCCAAGACAGCTTTCACTAATTTTTCAAAAGGAGGAGAAAAGACATTGATTGAACGAGTAGGGGGCGCTCCGCTGATTATCAAGTTGTTGGAAGGAACACAGGGGCTGGGAGTCGTACTTGCAGAAACCAAAAAAGCTGCTCAGTCTGTAATTGAAGCTTTTCATGGATTGAAAGCTCGTATAATTGTACAGGAATTTATCAAAGAGGCAAAAGGAGCTGACATCCGTGCATTTATTGTCAATGGGAAAGTGGTAGGAGCTATGAAGCGTCAAGGTGCTGAGGGTGAGTTTCGTTCCAATTTACATCGTGGAGGCAAGGCCTCAGTTATTCGTTTGTCGAAACAAGAAAGGCTTGCAGCCTTAGGGGCTGCTAAAGCGTTGGGGCTTGATATCGCGGGGGTAGATATGCTTCAATCCGAGCGCGGGCCTTTGATCCTGGAAGTGAATAGCAGTCCTGGCTTGGAAGGAATAGAAAAAGCCACTGCCAATGATATAGCGGGAGACATTGTCCAATACATCGAAGAATCGGTGAAAAAGTTAGCCAAGAAAAAAAGAATCAAACATGAACAAGCAGATCAAAATAGGGACTAG
- a CDS encoding sodium-dependent transporter, giving the protein MAMNADTQGRGQWGSSLGFIMAAAGSAVGLGNIWRFPYLTGENGGGAFVFVYAICVLLIGLPLLLNEIALGRISGKNPIGAIRGTGGNKFWQLAGVLCILVCFCVLSYYSVIAGWTIGYIFTELINIPVDFEDFQQTPMYVIPLCFAFILMTIAVVLGGVSGGIEKAAKFLMPILFIIIIFIAGRAVTLEGASAGIEYYLKPDFSKISGKVVLAALGQAFFSMSVGWGLMITFGSYLPKSSNIVQSSGWIAGMDSTVALLGGLMVFPALFALLPGKDPAGGPALVFEVLPKVFDAMPGGNFIGALFFLLLLVAALTSSISMLEVPVAYFIDERKWSRKKAAWTIGIAAMALSIPSALSSIEGNFFQSLTLKFGGNEQMGFFSIMDFLFGTFAVVLICFMLALYTGWAKKIGDFANELAMGAPGFKGPYRKAWIFFIKWVCPIVIALVLLDTLGAFGEPQEGG; this is encoded by the coding sequence ATGGCAATGAATGCAGATACCCAAGGAAGAGGCCAATGGGGTTCCAGCTTGGGTTTTATTATGGCGGCTGCCGGTTCAGCAGTAGGACTTGGAAACATTTGGAGATTTCCATACCTCACAGGTGAGAATGGCGGCGGTGCTTTTGTTTTTGTATATGCAATTTGTGTTCTTTTGATAGGACTTCCTCTCTTGCTCAACGAGATTGCATTGGGAAGGATATCCGGAAAAAACCCAATCGGGGCGATTCGAGGAACAGGTGGGAATAAATTTTGGCAGTTGGCTGGGGTCTTATGTATCCTTGTATGTTTCTGTGTATTGAGTTATTATTCCGTAATTGCTGGGTGGACGATTGGGTATATTTTTACTGAATTGATAAATATTCCAGTAGATTTTGAGGATTTTCAGCAGACACCAATGTATGTCATTCCTTTGTGTTTCGCATTTATTTTAATGACAATTGCGGTTGTACTGGGTGGTGTATCTGGTGGGATTGAAAAAGCAGCGAAATTTTTGATGCCGATTCTTTTTATCATCATTATATTCATTGCTGGTAGAGCGGTCACCTTGGAAGGTGCAAGTGCAGGTATTGAATATTATTTGAAGCCTGATTTTTCCAAAATCAGTGGTAAGGTAGTATTGGCTGCACTCGGTCAGGCATTTTTCTCTATGTCTGTAGGATGGGGGTTGATGATTACCTTTGGTTCTTATTTACCTAAGAGCAGCAATATTGTACAGTCTTCTGGTTGGATTGCGGGTATGGATAGCACAGTAGCATTACTTGGTGGTTTGATGGTATTCCCTGCGCTATTTGCCTTGCTTCCAGGAAAGGATCCTGCGGGTGGTCCTGCCTTGGTTTTTGAGGTGTTGCCAAAAGTGTTTGATGCCATGCCAGGAGGGAACTTCATCGGTGCCTTATTCTTTTTGTTATTATTGGTTGCTGCTTTGACATCTTCTATTTCTATGTTGGAAGTGCCAGTAGCTTACTTTATAGATGAAAGAAAGTGGAGTAGAAAAAAGGCCGCTTGGACCATAGGTATTGCTGCTATGGCGCTGTCTATACCTTCTGCGCTTTCTTCTATAGAAGGGAATTTTTTCCAGTCTCTTACACTGAAGTTTGGAGGCAATGAACAAATGGGCTTCTTCTCTATCATGGACTTCTTGTTTGGGACCTTTGCTGTCGTATTGATATGTTTTATGCTTGCTTTGTACACAGGATGGGCTAAAAAAATCGGTGACTTTGCCAATGAGTTGGCTATGGGAGCTCCCGGATTCAAAGGGCCTTACCGTAAAGCTTGGATTTTCTTTATCAAGTGGGTATGTCCAATCGTGATAGCACTCGTTTTATTAGATACCTTGGGTGCCTTTGGAGAGCCACAAGAGGGCGGTTGA
- a CDS encoding ATP-dependent zinc protease family protein, translating into MSEKKIIGRKEKISFPDWGIKSISSKIDTGAYTSSIHCDYSEEREEEGVKVLYFKLLSILDRRYSGKELKATSYTQKRVKNSFGEAEIRYKVSTKVRMFGEEFEAEFTLTDRSKMRNAVLIGRKLIHGRFLVDVSQVHISSPKKNKPTHKQ; encoded by the coding sequence ATGAGCGAAAAAAAAATCATTGGAAGAAAGGAAAAAATAAGTTTCCCGGATTGGGGGATCAAATCCATCAGTTCTAAAATAGACACAGGTGCCTATACATCGTCTATCCACTGTGACTACTCTGAGGAGCGGGAGGAAGAAGGTGTGAAAGTGCTTTATTTCAAATTGTTATCGATCTTGGATAGACGGTATTCCGGTAAAGAACTGAAGGCTACTTCTTACACACAAAAGCGGGTAAAGAATTCTTTTGGAGAAGCTGAGATTCGTTACAAAGTCAGTACAAAAGTCCGTATGTTTGGGGAGGAATTTGAAGCGGAGTTTACACTCACAGACCGCTCAAAAATGCGGAATGCTGTATTGATCGGAAGGAAACTCATTCACGGAAGGTTTTTGGTGGATGTGTCCCAAGTTCATATCAGCAGTCCTAAAAAAAATAAGCCAACACATAAACAGTAA